The nucleotide window cttctcctcctactgcctcgccctctctctctctctctctctctctctctcagctctcgtccacctcctgcctctctctctgcccctcccgcctctcactctgtgtttctcttctcctcctgctgcgtctctctcactctctctcactgtcctctgccttctcccttctctctgtctcctccacatCCTCTGTGTGTGCTCCGCTTTCCTCTTTTTGAATCCGGTgccctttcctgacgtcagagaCGCACGctgatccaggccccgcccctgacttctgcgccgctcagccgggcagtgcagaccccaaacggccgcttacTTCcacacggcagcccggctgaggggcgcagaagtcagcggagcgccatggcgggaggcaacagcgcctcccagagagaacagccagcgtttcagcgttaatcacagacaatgggctactatatgtaTACCACCTGTCAGATTCAGCACCACGAGTGGCTCCTTTGGTGACTGTATGTCCTTTTAACCACACAGGCTGTGGAGGTTCCCAGGGAGTGTCCCAGGGAGAGATGCTGTTACTATTCGGTGGTTAGTTCTTCAGTAGCTTTGGCTCTTGAGATTTCCTCTTGAGATTTCTCTGAGAGCTCCCTTGTCTGAGAATACTCACTATCCCAAAGTGCCGCATTAACGCTATAATTCAGTACTCGGAGGAAACCAGCAGCAcgtgaggtgaattgaaaatgctatttcttttgtttatcaattttacagtgcagatatttgtaataaaaataatacaacGTGAAAACTGTGCACTGCAGTCTGTGTTTTAATTGAAAtccatatatttgaaaatgtaggaaaatattgaataaattgcagttggtattctattgtttgaTAAAATTATTAAAGCtgtgattaatcgtgattaattttttaaaccaTGATTAGTCTTTTGAGTTAATCACACacattaactgtgattaatcagtAGCCCTAattgacacacacacaagctcagaCATGCCCAAGCACATGCATGCGCACGCACAAACACACTCAAACAGTCACACAATCATTCACAATCTCTCAGTAGTGTTAGTCAAATCCATTCCGTGCTCCTCTTCCCACCACATTGTGCAGCACACCGGAAGCAACAACAGCAGCACGGTGTCCTCCTCAGAGGGCACACGAGCTCTGCTGATTGGTAAGGAGAGGGCAGTCCCCTGCTCATCTGTGCATTGCAGGCTGGAGTTAGTTCAGTTCAGCTGAGCCCCCCTCTTATGCCAGCCTGGATTTGAGCCTACAGACCAGTGAAAGGAAGAGCCCCGAGCTGGGGCAAGAGGGCGTTCACCTGATAGGAGCTTGGTGCTGCAAGGAGTTGATACCAGGGCCATGTACCCTTCTGAAAGGCCAGGGTAGCTCCACCTGCCTGCATGGGAGGTTTGCCCCAAAGCAGCTGCACCAAAACTTTACCTGGGACAAGGTGCTTCTTAAAAGCTGTGCTGAACTCTGATATCAGAGGCCTGTCTGTGAGCAGTGGGCTCAGTTCTCTATTGTCAGATCCAGACTGGTGCCTGCAAGCTAGTAACTAGCCCCCAGGATAGCCTTCGTGCCCAGAGACCCTTACCTTTAAGCAGGACACCTGCGTGTGTTCTGGGGGCTTTGGCTGCGGCATATGCAAGGTATCAAAATACAAAAGGCAGTGGTCCAGAGAGCCCAGGGTTGCAGGCAGATGACAGCCCTGACTCCTCTTGCTTTTCTTTTGTTCCTAGATGCCTCAGCAACCTGCAACCATCATCCAACAGTTACCTCCACAGGCACCTCTCATCACACAGATCCCACCTccacagcccctcacagccccccgctCTGGAAGTATTAAGGAAGGTCAGcatcagctcccccacccctccacgctGGGTCAGACAGTGCTCAGAGATCAGAAGGGGCTCCAGAAAACAGCAGGAGGTGTCTCTCATCACCACAGAGCTAATACTTGAGTTACTTTGTGACTTACCACAACTAGGCTGTCAGTGGGATTACTGGTTTTGCCAGTCTAATATCTGTGCCCTCTGCCTGAGAAACTTAGAGTAACCCTACGTGCTGCTGGACGCTTTATCTTGCAACAGACAGTAGGGCACGTAATCCAGTTGGCAAAACCCAGGTTAAACTGCAGAGATGGCCTGGGAAAAGCACAGCGGCATAAGAGCTGATATTGGTTCAGTATTAACAGGGACTTTGGGAGCTAAAACTTTTACAAAGAGTAATTTCAAAATGAACAAATGGGTCCACTGTCCATTCTCCTTAGTACACTCTGAGTGTCTGTTTTATCATGTGTAGGACTGGTCTGCCATTGGAAACAGGAGGCGGCAGCTGAGTGTGCTACACTGGATGCAGCACAATCCCAAGAAACACATGTGTTTGGTGTTTGTAACAGAGAATGTGCGGGGCCCAGGAATAGCATGTGGAGTTCATGTCTGAGCTGCTTTCCCCAATGCAGATTTTTGAATGGGGTTTCCTGGTGCTGcagggaaatgaaaaaaaatcagagcgcAACTCCACAGTCTGCTGTTTGTTTATTTGAAtcaatttattttctaaaacaaaatggACCAAATTTATGTCTGACTACTTTGAAGTTGAGTGCGTACATTTAGCCCAAGGTATTGGAGAGACAGAGGGTGAAGTAGTAGCTTTCGTTGGATCAGCTTCTGCTGGTGAGACACAAGCGtccaagccacacagagctcttttggtccaataaaagctattacctcacccactttgcctCTCTAGTTCCCTGATGATGATTCCGGGGTGAATTTGGCTCAGTGTGTCCAGCTACATGAAAAATCCAGTTAATACAATTGTCCTTGTGTGGTGGTTGAATTGGTTCTGGTCCCAGAACAGCAGGTGGATCTGTATTCTGGGTGCATTTTTAAAGCCACATGTAAAGGAACTTCGGAACGACAGTTTACTGTCTCTTAAAGCCGGTGAAGTTTGCAAACATTTCAGGTGTTaaattccccctccttcccttgcttTTTCCCTGAAATTCTGGTAATGATTGCAGAagccctagggctatgtctatagtgcactgttttgcgcaagaaatatgcaaatgaggcaatgCATGGAATATCAACGTGCCTCATCTGCATAACTAAGAAGCGTCTGCTTTTTGCAcacaaaccccctcttgcgcaagagccattcttcctagAATAAAATGCGGaacaacagctcttgcgcaagagggggtttttctgcaaaaaggagctgtgtagacggctcctttttgcgcaaaagcctcttgcgcaaaaagcacctgctcgttaattatgcaaatgaggcacggtgatattccacacgtcacctcatttgcatatttttttcacaaaacagcgcagtatagacatagcctgggtcttTAACAGTTGGTCTCTCAGCAGCTCTCCCTTGTGATTGTGCAGTGAAGGTATGATGTTTGGTTACAGGCCTCCCAGTAATTTTCAGTCATGGCCGCATAAGAAGGTCCCAGACACAGGCCtctcccagagctgtgtgtcacACAGTGGTGGGAGCTCCAGGGGGTTGGCAGTTTCAGTTTGTGTGGGTTCTCACTACAGTGCTGGGAACTGTTTGACTTAACCTGCAAAGTACCCTCCCAGCCTTGGCTTGTGTTTGAGCAATGTCTGCGTCCCAGCCGTGTTGGCTGAGCTCTCCTTGGGTTCTGACAGCTCCCCACAAGGAGCACTCTGTGGAACATTTGCTCTACCTAGAGTCCCATGGAATTGGTCAGGTTGCAGCTGGCGACATGAGGCTGGTTTGTTGGGCCATATCACACAATGGAAAGCACCTGATACCTCCCCGTGCCCTGGCCGGCTGGCTGAGCTTGTGCTCTGTGGCCAAGAGAGCtagctcagcccagcccagcccagcagaaGCTGGCGTCCGGGGGTTTTGTAGGCTGTATCTTAGCTGAGCTCTGGGATTCCTCTGGAAAAACTAAGAGCAGTGCACACTGTCCCTGTCCAGTGGCTGTGTGAGTTGTGTACCTCCTGCAGTTACCCGGCTCTCACGGTCCACGCAGGCAGAAATCCAGTGACACTAACTCGCAAGTGTGTTTCAAACCCAGGAAAAGTAGGTGTTGGAACCTTGCAGAATTGTCTGGCCTGTGAAGTCATGCACACTGGCTCCCACACCAACACTTGTGAATTTGGACCTGCCTGTGCAGGACTATGGCCCATTCCGAATCAGTCGCCCTGGGAAAGTCTGCGCAGGCCCAACCTACCCAGATTTGTCTCTgttggggtcacaaaccatgtgaGGGCTTCTTCCTAGAGACACAGGGAAGCTAGGCTGGGCCGAGAGCCTGAGGGCTCGTGTTCTGCAGAGGTGTGGCCACAGAGATGGCTGTGCCAGTGAATAGTCTCTGCCTCCAAGTGCGAAAGGCCCTTTCAGGGTCCCCTTTCAGCTGCCTTCACTCCATGGGAGCTGTGTGGGTGCTTTGCGAAGGCCCTGTGCCCCTGTCTCTGACTGTTCCTTTCTCCTTTGCATTCGCCTGTTCCAGACATGGTGGAGATGATGCTGATGCAGAATGCCCAGATGCACCAGATTGTTATGCAGAACATGATGCTGAAAGCTCTGCCTCCGATGGCATTCTCGCAGCCCACTGGGACCgggcctcccctgctgcagtatACCCAGCAGGTAATGTCGGTCACCCCTTCAGAGAGCCCCCTGTGCCACCAGCCACGGGCACGAGAGGGGGAGCTGGTCTCCCCATGccggggcagggtctgggagtggggggggcatgGGGCCGGAATGCAGCTTGGAACCCCTTGCCAATGGAAGCATGTTACAGTGCATGGCACAGACTGGCTGGTCTGGTGGAGGAGCTGAACCTCCCCCTCGCCCCTGGGCCTCCAGACTCTGCTGGGATGATGGAGGAGTTCGGCTGCTCAGACAGGGGATGCTCCCCACTCCACCGCAGGCCAGCTCTGCTCTCAATTGCCACAACCTCACCTTGCCTCGGCCCAGCACTGGCCTCGTGCAGGCCTGAACCACACCGTGTTGGGCAATGTGCAGGCACCCCAGTGGGGGAGGTGCCTTGTGCCCTCCTACGGGCTGGGCATGCTCCTGCCCTAAGAGCGTGGCTGAATTGCTGTTGGAAATATGAAAGCATTTGGTCATCCAGGGAagagcccatgtgctgcatggtGACTGGGAGCCTGGCTTTCTGCCCTCCACTGGGGCAGACACAGGCACGTTTAAATCCATGGGAAGATTTCCgtgggcctggcagttcctgaAAGCTTATTTTGACAAAACCCGTAATTGGTGGCACTTTGCGACGGGCTGGAACTGAAGCACTGATCTGATGGTGGAGCCTAGAGACCCCAGTCAGGATCAGGGGCTTGTGTGCTTGGgggtcaatgggagttaggcacctgacTCATCTGAACATCCCTCCAGGTGCTACCCTGCATttgtaggcacctaaatccctttaCAAATCTGGCTCTAAGTGCGTAAGGCCCAGATCATCAAATATATCAAGGCTCCTAAcacccactggagtcaatggtgcagttaggtacctaaatcctCTTGGTAAGATGCGCTTACCATGGAACTGTAACGCAGGGATCTTGAGGTGTGTTTGAAAACATTACCCCAGGCCTTGCCTGGAGGGGTTTCCAATCTAAGCAGGAAGGGCAGTTCATTTGGGAGTTCTTGGATGTAGTTCCTCCCCATTTTACACCTGCGTGCATGCCAGGGCCTTTTCTTTCCTCTTGCACACAGCCCAGGAAACGTTCTGGCTCCTGGCCTCCCTCAGGCATGATGCTTTTGGACCCCCTTGTGTTAAGCTGATAACTACCACCCATCTGGGCTGGTAACGTTCATCCAGTAACATCTTCGCCGAGCGCTATTTCCAGCACTAATGGCTAGTGTACATAATCCAACCCCAGTGCCCACCGGGCTCTGGCAAGAAACATGACACCCTCCTGTACCTGATCAGCTTGGCTGCGGTGGTTGGGGGCGGAGCTGGCATTTTCTGCACCTGTTCAGCCCACGTCTCAGCATCAGGCATACTCCAGGGTTTCAGAGCAGCTGTTGGCTCTCCTGTTTCAGGGCCGTCTCTGCAGCAGCCACTGCTACCTGGCAGAGTATCGCACTAGGGGAAACATGACTGTTCTCCGCTGGGCCTGCTCTCGGCCAGTTTTGTTGGGTAGTGGCATTTGCACCACGCCCGTGCCTGAGCAGTGCACAGGCCAGGGGTCTAGTGTATGCTCTCAGAGGCGTGAGGCAAACCGGGGTGCACATAGGACGCTGCAGCCTGTCAGAAATGGGGACTGTGCACTAGGAGTGTCCCtgccttgccagagggtgcctcGCACACTGCCTGCCTGGCTTTGTATTCTCCTCGCACCAGCTTGGGTGGCTTTCACTTCCTGGGGAGGAATCTCATCTGCACTGAATGGAAAGGCAGAGACTGGTTTAATACAGTGCCCCCAAGTGTTTGTCCCTAGCGAGGGGAGAGCACACAGACTATCTACAGGCTACAGGAAATCCAGAGTGTCACAGGTCAGGGGCCTGCACCTGAGAGCCAGGGAACAGCAGAGCCGTTCTCTTGTTCTTGCCGTGCAATGGCAAGGCCAGTTGTGTGCTGGCTGTTCCCAAGGGAGGCAGTGGGAGTGGGGTACGCCTGCACTGTGGTTAAACCCCCACcactggcccagggctgctgcctcaggcttaaTGCCTGAAACTAGGCATAGCTGTTTGGGCTCTGAAGGCCCCTGGGGGATAGGTCACAGACCCGGACTCCAGCCTGAACCCGATCATCTACAGTGCAGTTAAAAAGTTCCGTAGCCCGAGTCTTAGCCCAAGTCAGCCGGCACGGGCCAGCCACCGGGGTCTGattggaggagagagagggcCTGGTGGGACCCACTCACTCTTGGCTTGCTGCATTTATCGCCCGGTATCCAGGATGGCCAGCCTTGGGCCCAGGGCAAGGGATGCTCTTTACAAAGCTGGCAGGTAACAGACCATTGTGCTCACCTGCCAGGTGGGTACGAAGCTAACAAATTGCCCTTTTCCCCTTCAACTGAGGAGCCCCAGTTTGCTGCTCCAGTCATGGTGAAAGCAGAAAAACCCAGGCCATCAGCGGTACATCATCACCACTATTACCCTTTGCCGGGATTGCAGGCCCTTCCTTCTCAGCTGCCCATAGCTGGCTGCTCTGCGTGGCCCCCTGTGATGCCATCCAGCCTTGGGGGAGAGCCTGGAGGATTCCCATCTGCTGTGCATCACACGACCGGCCCCACTAGCATATTCTCAGCAATGAACAGGTAAGTGAATAAGCTGCCGTGCCAGGGGCAGTTGTAGTCCCTTTCCTCCTGCAGACGTGGGGCTCGCAGGCGGCCAAAGCAGCGGATGCCCTGAGCTCTGACTTACCAGTGGCTTCTGACTACATCACAGGGCCAGCCCAGCTTATTTCCTTTACTATGCTTTGCAAACTGAGTCCTGTGGTGCTGGCAGAGACCGCGGTAAGAAGTAGCCTTGCTGCGTGACTAACCCGCGCTGGGCACACGAGCAGCATACGCAGTGCTGGAGAGGTTACTGGCGTACTGTCCTCATGGGGAACGCCGGTGGGAAAATCACAACTCAtccagctggcagctgctttttgGAACGAATCACAGGGATGCTCTTCTGTGGCCATCCCAAGACCCCAACGGGGCCCTTTGCAACCCAGGAAGGCCCAGCTCCATGCCTGAAACCTAACTCAGGCTAACATTGCCCTGGGGAGTGCCATCCCTCAGACACCAAACAGAGAGAGGCTTGACACAATGGCAGATACTTACGGGCAAGGAAGAATAATTTATTCCTGGAATAAAGCTGACCCATTGGCATACACCGGTGTGTCTAACTGGGTTTGTCCCCCCAAGTGTAGTAACCGACAGACCCCACAGCCTTTCCCTGGACTTGTAGACTCCTCAAGCTGGTAGCAAAGCTAACTAAGCAGTTCAGGACATTCTTGCTTTCACAgggcacctgggccctgcatgcTCCCTGCTGTCACAGAGCTTCCCCTTCCAGGGCATTGTCAACTCCTGCAGCAGCCTGCTGGGGCCGGGTTTTGGTTGTGACCCGATCTCTCCTGTGGTGACAGGCTTGCAGCTCTCAGGCAACCTCTCACCTGTTACCCCGCCTGCTGGTTGGAACTGTGGCAGTCTGAGCAGGACTCCGGGGGGGTGGGTTGTCATGTCCTGGCAATGGGCAACACCACTGGGGGAATTTGGCCCTGTAGCTGAGGGGTTTGTGGCCTGGCTCTGCGGCCGCTTTCCTTTGAACAATGCATTTGTTTTGGTGCCATTTCTCTGGAAGCACTTTGTAAACAGCTGCACCCGGCAATGCCTTGAGGTCAGGGATGGAAGGTGCCTGTTCACGTTGGAAACCATCCCGCTCTGCTCATAGTGTGCTCTGAGCTCCTGACCACAGACCAGGAGATGGGTAGCTAAGCAGATCAGAGTATGTGGAACACTTCTAACGCTGCTGCAAGCTAGAACTCTTCCCTGAGAGCTAAACTCTGAGCAGCGCAGAGCACCTGTAAGCCTCACCAAAGTCAACGTGCATTGCTAGTGTTCACTCCCCTCAGAGCACCTACCCTGGGGCGGTATGGGACATTTCCTTTTGTCTCTAGCCAAGGGTCCGATGCTCCTATGCACTTCACCCCTATCCTTTTATAGCTACACCAAGCATATGCTATGGGCTAGCCTCATACACATTAGAGCCATTTCTTTCTCCTGCAGATAACTAGTGAGCGGACATGGACTTTGACCAGGACCCGTGCACATGGAGCATAGCATCGCTGGACGTGACTTGCTTCAGAGTTCCTAAAAGATTTGGGCTGACTGGAGTCTACTGTAAATAGTTATGTGCCATTAGTGGAGCTGATAACCCAGGGAGGGATGGCAAGAGTGTGTAATAGATCATGGACATGCAAAAAACATCTTGTTACATCTTTTGGATCTGGGCAGTTCGCAGAAACTTTGTGGCCCTGAGGCTGTTATCATTAAGAAGAGAAATTGACCATGGAGTCAACTATTTCTTTGATGTAGTCCTGGTGATTTACAAAGAATGTAAACTAATTCCTGTTGCCTTGAACACAAGAGGACACACACAATGAGAGACAGTTTCTGTACTCACAATTCCAAATCTCTTTTAGCCAGCACTTACCCCTAATACGcttagggcctgtctacactgcagtcagcCACAATGGTTGCAGCAGGTGTAGATACAACCAAACTGGCTTCGATGTTACTGGGTCAAATAACAATAACATGGAAGCCAGGGTAGATGGCCTGGCTCCTATGGCTTGATTACCCAAGCCGTGGCTACATGAGTTTGTCACACTCCCAGCTGCAACATACACAACCTTAGCTTTTCCTGCCAGGGCCACTACCAGGACTAGGTGTCTGTGTCTGGCACTTGCTTTCTCTGTCTCCTTGGGGAATGGAAAGTCCAGAGAAGCACTGAACATATCGTATGATTGTTGTGGGTGATGGGTGctgacttctttttttttccactggGTGCTTAGCCCCAACTCTGCCCTGAGAACCTGTCCTCACTCTGGGCTTGTTCCTTTCAGCCCCTTCTCCTACACACCTCCCATCTCTGTACAGCTGATCCCTTtcctgtgcccagctctgaaagcagaggtggagggggcagAATTTCTTTTCTTCTGTCTGTCCATTTTTGAGTCTTCAGTTCAAAATTCACCACTGTATCGTAAGGGTTGATAAGAAAACATGGCTCCTATATGATACCACACGAACAGCAAGGTCATCTGAGCACAGCCTGACATAATACCTGGTTCATGCActcgccacccccacccccccccaagtACAATGGCACCAAATGTAATTTGGTTCTGACGCTCATTAACATCAATGAGAATTGTTTTCTTCACAAGTGATTTTTGCAGGATTACGTGGGGCCCCCATTCATGCGTGGTGGCATACCAGGGCACCACTCCACACCAGTTGGGACTGCACTAGACTGCAGTTCAGCACGCTCAAATTGCTGTTTCCACAGTAAAGTGATTCTTGTATTCCAAAGCATGCATAATATTGCACCTGTAggaagaggctctgggctgggatggaAGGGTtgggagtgctggagggggttccAGACTGAGGCAGGAGTGCCATGTGTGGGAGGGTGAGAACTTGGGTTGTGTgtcgtagtggggggctgtctgctctaaCCACAGGGTTCCCCTGCACTGTGATGTGTGAtttccactgactcacccacatgtgtatcggctcagacacctagtcccagtcTGAGCAGATAAGACTCTTCCCTAAGGGAGAgacggccacctggctggggggcagggcctgggagctagTCAATCTTATCTGGAAAAACAAGGAGggaagagactaagctgagtactgggggttgggggggctggaccCCTACCCCAGGGGACTGAGgctgcctgccctgactcctgtagccacgtcacgtctgtgctgtgctgtgctgtgctgtgctgtaccctggagaagcaataaacccccctgttcttCTGGCTGGCGGAGACAcatcttgctgctatgggggtgcaggatgagGGGGTCCCTGACGCCATCGCAGGTTGATGGTGCGGGCTCTGAGGAAGGGCCAGGAATGAGGGTTTGGCGTGCAGGAGAAGGCTTAGGGCAGTGGCTTGCAGTGCACAGGGTGAGGGTTCTAGGcgggggatgcaggctctgtggtgaggctggggaggaaggTTTGGAGACAAGGAGAGTTCAGAGAGCGGGAAGGGActcagtgctggggcaggagttgggatgAGGGacttgggctgggggtgaggtctcTGTGGTGCAAGAAGGGGCTctgggtttggagtgcaggaaggaGCTTAGGGTGGGGTGTGGGATccgggcaggagtttgggtgcagcagTGGGTTCTaacctgtggaaggaggtgagggtgtgGGCTTTGGGACTTGCTGCTCCCAGGAAGTGATGGCACATTCCTCTGGCTCTTAGGCAGAGAGGCAGTCAGGGAGCTGTAGGTGCTGTAAgtaccacccctgcagctcccattagccacagcTCCCCTTCTGCTCCAGAAGACAGTAGTGAAGAAGTCCTCTGGGCTGCCTAGAGTGCCTGCAGAGAAGCAACCAATGGGGGTGAAGGTGCTTCTTGAGCAACCAGTCAGGAGAGAAGGATCATATAAAAGGCAAGCTGCAGAACAGAGAGTTCAGTTCCTGCCTGGAGCTTGAAGAGGGAGGACCAGGAGCGTGCTGGACTCTCGACAGGTCTAAGCTACATCCCCATGTGGTGGCTGGAGAAGGAATCCAAATGGGAATAATGAATATGGTCCAGCTGGGAGGCTGAGTTGCAGAAGACCTGCTCAAAAGATGTGTGGTTGCAGACACTATTGGccagggaaggagaggcaggCGCTGACCCTGCTCAATGGCTGTGTCACCCGGTCAAAGCTGACCCAGTTATGAGTTTATTTGCCCAGGGAGGTGAATCAGAGACAATCAgcccgcctccttcccctcccctctgctctgctctctgcAAGCACAGCAGCTTCGTGCCACAGGGTGAGCAGTCGCTATTCCCTCGGGGCAGAAGGCAGCAGACACCACGCTCCAGTGAGACAGCTGCAGACATGGACTCCCCTGGCCTTCAGGAGAAAGTAGCTGTTGTCGGAGGCGGTCTGGTGAGAGACTCCCCCTTGTCTCTGTTGTGGTTTGTGTTTGCTGGGAAGGGAGCTAGGGCGGTGGCCTGGGATGAGAACAGACTGTGCCAAGCAAGAGGTACCAAGGTGAAGGGCTGTAGCAAAGGGCTTtatattcggggggggggggggagagagtgaggTGACTGGCCAAACAGGCCCGCGTTTGGGGTGAAAATCCCAGAGAGGCTGCAGCTAGCAATGCTAACATGgcttctccaagccaggcagcagcccagggtgggaaGTGATGGCTGGGGATGGCGGCTAGGGCTAGCTGCAAGCCCTGGGAATGCAACCTgctctttcttctcctttctgCAGCCTTTGCTTGCTTGTGGCTTACGGGTGGGGCGTGTAACCCCCACTGGTACGTCTCGGCCCTCACTCAGCCCCTGCTCttctggcaggggctgggctggggagccggGCTTGCCGTGCTTGCACACACAGGACTTTGCCCCTGGCATGGCTGGGTTTGCGATGGGGGGCCTTGCTGGGGGCGCGCCTGAAGCTGCTgaaggaggtttccaggctgacGGAGCTAGTGAATGAGTAACACGGGTGGGAAAAGCACGGCCTCCCCGAGGGTCCGCTCTCCTCCCCGGGGGTCCGCTCGTGCAGCTGGCTGACACCTGGCCGCCGGCAGCCTGACACACAacagctcctgctctgcctcACCAGTGCTGGGGACAAATGTGCCACCCCAGCTGCTTCCTGCCTGGCAGCTCAGCGCTCTGAGGCAGCCCCGGCCCAGCGCTGGCTTGTCGCAGAGCCGTGCGCAGCACTAACCTCAGGCCTGTGGCCGGCAGGGtgagcagctgctcccagccagcttcagacagggagcaggaaggaaccTTGTCGGCAGGGTGAGCCGACGGGGCCCTCACCCAGCCCTCCTGTAGCTGGGACTGACCTTTCGGCCAGATTGCTGGTAGGGGCAGGGGGGCAAAGAGCCCATGGAGCTACCCCAGGCTCTGTCCTGGAAGTGGGGAGCCCAGGAGgagctcgggggtgggggggagggtaagTTTCTGGGTGGGCCACCCAGAGACATGGTGTGTAAgcgcctgcagcagagccagaACCCCCTGGCCCCCGCCTGGCCCATACAGTCATTGTCACCCCGCAGGCACAGGCTGGAGCCCCGCAATgtgcagcaggaagagggggcagaagACCCAGCCTGTCCCCTGATCTCTGGAGGAGAAGAAGTGGGGCTGCCTGGGCTGCTGGCTCTTAGCGTCCCCCCCTCTCTTGCTGGGgttgggaggggcagagagagtgcTGCTCTTCTCTTCCTGTGAGCTGCCTTCTGAAGTCCCCacaaagcttcatttgcattcggTTCAGACTGGTGCAAGGCAGTAGTCAGGCTGAGCGCCGGACCCGGCTCCCGTCTGACGGAAAAGCGGGTTCCCGCCTGGGCTGCGACCTGTCTCAACAGCCTCAGCCTCTCTACAGGCTGCCTTAGCTAGTGCCTGTACGTCCATGCCTCGTGCTGTTCGTAGCCAGCGTCCTGCGGCTTGCACTGCCTATGTTCTCTGGTGAGCAGGAGGGCACAGGGCAGGTGCAAGCAATTCCTGTAAGCCCTGCAGGCCGGGGCCAGT belongs to Pelodiscus sinensis isolate JC-2024 chromosome 7, ASM4963464v1, whole genome shotgun sequence and includes:
- the C7H21orf58 gene encoding uncharacterized protein C21orf58 homolog isoform X8, producing the protein MTDSSMVDHMTRMKLKLLEKKLENERETLENIESPLSTTRGIRADRIPLSGTSDGHENALQNALKRRKDLLQKLREQHLLEEFSQPYILSRDPRKSYKPAPGPAYLPSALAPAPEPPRIIQHTMPQQPATIIQQLPPQAPLITQIPPPQPLTAPRSGSIKEDMVEMMLMQNAQMHQIVMQNMMLKALPPMAFSQPTGTGPPLLQYTQQEPQFAAPVMVKAEKPRPSAVHHHHYYPLPGLQALPSQLPIAGCSAWPPVMPSSLGGEPGGFPSAVHHTTGPTSIFSAMNR
- the C7H21orf58 gene encoding uncharacterized protein C21orf58 homolog isoform X7, with protein sequence MTDSSMVDHMTRMKLKLLEKKLENERETLENIESPLSTTRGIRADRIPLSGTSDGHENALQNALKRRKDLLQKLRKERNRPYRPISRTFRLAEELLWEQHLLEEFSQPYILSRDPRKSYKPAPGPAYLPSALAPAPEPPRIIQHTMPQQPATIIQQLPPQAPLITQIPPPQPLTAPRSGSIKEDMVEMMLMQNAQMHQIVMQNMMLKALPPMAFSQPTGTGPPLLQYTQQEPQFAAPVMVKAEKPRPSAVHHHHYYPLPGLQALPSQLPIAGCSAWPPVMPSSLGGEPGGFPSAVHHTTGPTSIFSAMNR